Proteins encoded by one window of uncultured Bacteroides sp.:
- a CDS encoding CDP-alcohol phosphatidyltransferase family protein, which translates to MNIPNLITISRIILSIVLLTVIDSIPLFLSIFFIAGLSDVADGYIARRFNMTTVAGAKLDSIADIVFNIAILSVIYMKYRWVLSDNLLLFIIVIGIKLLSVIVSKIKFGKIMFLHTIANKITGMLLFIAVPCLMFKMSNCYIIVLLGMAIFAAVEELLILIKDDEIDLNRKSLFVK; encoded by the coding sequence ATGAATATTCCGAATCTGATAACAATTTCGCGAATCATTCTTTCTATTGTTTTGTTGACAGTAATAGATTCAATACCGCTTTTCCTTAGTATTTTTTTTATTGCAGGACTATCAGATGTTGCAGATGGTTATATTGCCAGAAGATTTAATATGACTACAGTAGCAGGAGCTAAGCTCGATTCTATAGCTGATATTGTTTTTAATATAGCGATATTGAGTGTGATATACATGAAATATCGATGGGTGTTAAGTGATAATCTGCTTCTGTTTATAATAGTAATTGGAATAAAACTTTTATCAGTCATAGTTTCAAAGATTAAGTTTGGCAAGATTATGTTTCTACATACTATTGCCAATAAAATTACAGGGATGCTATTGTTTATTGCAGTTCCGTGCCTTATGTTTAAGATGAGTAATTGTTATATTATTGTTTTGTTGGGAATGGCCATTTTTGCAGCAGTTGAAGAATTATTGATATTGATAAAGGATGATGAAATAGATTTGAATAGAAAAAGCTTATTTGTTAAATGA
- a CDS encoding GNAT family N-acetyltransferase yields MQKINIQRCSSENKDFRELIRLLDTELDTRYGTLQKEYNQYNQIEYLETVVVAYDEEKSVGCGCFKKLDDQSVEMKRVFVQSDYRGKGFASAILEELERWAKEKGFLYSILETGVKQHEAISLYQKKGYVITDNFGQYVGNQNSICMKKAL; encoded by the coding sequence ATGCAGAAAATAAATATACAAAGATGTAGTAGCGAAAATAAAGATTTCAGAGAACTAATTAGATTGCTGGATACAGAACTTGATACCCGATACGGAACTTTGCAAAAAGAATATAATCAATATAATCAGATAGAATACCTGGAAACTGTTGTTGTTGCTTATGATGAAGAAAAGTCTGTAGGCTGTGGATGTTTTAAAAAATTAGATGATCAGTCTGTTGAAATGAAAAGAGTTTTTGTACAATCAGATTATAGAGGTAAAGGATTTGCATCAGCCATACTTGAGGAACTTGAAAGATGGGCAAAAGAAAAAGGTTTTTTATATTCAATTCTTGAAACAGGTGTGAAGCAACATGAAGCAATAAGCCTATATCAGAAAAAAGGATATGTAATAACAGATAACTTTGGTCAGTATGTTGGAAATCAGAATAGTATCTGCATGAAGAAAGCATTATGA
- a CDS encoding anaerobic sulfatase-maturation protein has protein sequence MSNKNIMPFARPLYVMLKPVGSVCNLSCDYCYYLEKSGLYQETKNHVMSEELLERFIEEYIQSQTMLEVLFTWHGGEPLMRPISFYKKAIELQKKYARGRSIDNCIQTNGTLITDEWCKFFKDNNFLVGVSIDGPQEFHDEYRKNKQGRPSFTKVMKGIELLKKHHVEYNAMAVVNDFNADYPLDFYHFFKEIDCHYIQFTPVVERLSNRVDGLSLSSPVQDEKAELTDFSISPEQWGYFLCTIFDEWVREDVGNYYIQFFDATLANWIGEQPGVCSMAKNCGHAGVMEYNGDVYSCDHFVFPEYKLGNLYTNTLVEMMYSEKQTKFGEAKSKTLPTQCKECQFLFACNGECPKNRFVFTATGESGLNYLCKGYQKFFKHVAPYMDFMKKELMNERPPANVMEWIKESATD, from the coding sequence ATGAGTAATAAAAATATAATGCCTTTTGCGAGGCCTCTTTATGTGATGTTGAAGCCTGTAGGCTCTGTTTGTAATCTATCCTGTGATTATTGTTATTATCTGGAAAAATCCGGATTGTACCAAGAGACCAAGAATCATGTAATGAGTGAAGAACTTTTGGAAAGATTCATTGAAGAGTATATTCAGTCGCAAACAATGCTGGAAGTGTTGTTTACCTGGCATGGCGGTGAACCATTGATGAGGCCGATAAGTTTTTATAAGAAAGCAATTGAACTACAGAAAAAATATGCTCGGGGAAGATCAATAGATAATTGTATCCAGACAAATGGAACATTGATAACTGATGAGTGGTGTAAATTCTTTAAAGATAATAATTTTCTGGTTGGAGTCTCTATTGACGGACCACAAGAGTTTCATGATGAATATCGAAAGAATAAACAAGGCAGACCATCTTTTACAAAAGTTATGAAAGGCATTGAACTGTTAAAGAAACACCATGTTGAGTATAATGCAATGGCTGTTGTAAATGATTTCAATGCAGATTATCCATTAGATTTTTATCACTTCTTCAAAGAAATAGATTGCCATTATATACAGTTTACTCCCGTAGTTGAAAGACTTTCTAATCGCGTTGATGGTTTATCTTTATCGTCTCCTGTTCAAGATGAAAAAGCAGAATTGACCGACTTTAGTATTTCTCCGGAACAATGGGGCTATTTCCTTTGCACTATCTTTGATGAATGGGTACGAGAGGATGTTGGCAATTATTATATTCAGTTTTTTGATGCCACTTTAGCCAACTGGATTGGCGAACAACCCGGAGTATGCAGTATGGCAAAGAATTGTGGTCATGCTGGCGTTATGGAATATAATGGTGACGTTTATTCCTGCGACCATTTTGTCTTTCCGGAGTATAAATTAGGTAATTTATATACCAATACTCTGGTTGAGATGATGTATAGCGAGAAGCAAACAAAATTTGGCGAAGCTAAATCCAAAACTCTGCCCACACAGTGTAAAGAGTGCCAGTTTCTGTTTGCTTGTAACGGTGAATGTCCCAAAAACCGTTTTGTTTTTACTGCTACAGGTGAATCCGGCTTAAATTATTTATGTAAAGGTTATCAAAAGTTCTTTAAACATGTTGCGCCATATATGGATTTTATGAAAAAGGAACTTATGAATGAACGCCCTCCAGCAAATGTAATGGAATGGATTAAAGAATCAGCTACTGATTAA
- a CDS encoding glycoside hydrolase family 15 protein yields the protein MKNLNYGAVGNCRTAALISSEGSIDWFCFPDFDSPSVFAKILDKDRGGCLSFIVSNQYEISQKYIEHTNILSTTFESDEGGFEVLDFMPRYKTGESNGYYMPPEIYRLIRYKHGKPRFRVNYYPVLDYARGEAAHKSGPVYVKTYSKLNDKDTIYLYSSLDFTQILNQDTFEIEQDQYVMVSYNQKLIKIDQDRVEMEYERTKVYWLNWTNRSKKYTQFNEYIERSILVLKLMSYYRSGAVLAALTTSIPESIGSIRNWDYRFCWLRDASMSIETLIKSGHKGTAQRFITFILNIIKTKYDTFQIMYGIRGERVLTEEELPHLSGYKGSRPVRIGNDAYHQKQNDSFGYLMDVIYQYYRYFPGSLDEVESMFVVVKNIARTVMEDWRKPDKGIWEIRGKEKHFVFSKVMCWVALDRAEKIAQLLNDEIYATRWKREADTIKDDVLANGWKEEIQSFSQTYCNTDLDASLLLMETYGFISAENKKYKKTVEAIYQNLSHNGLMYRYKNKDDFGKPTSAFTICTFWMIHALYVTGKEREAYDMFNDLIHCSNHLGLFSEDLDFETKSQLGNFPQAYSHLALINTALLFADEVKLSKFIKP from the coding sequence ATGAAAAACCTCAATTATGGAGCTGTAGGCAATTGCCGTACAGCAGCATTGATTTCGAGTGAAGGAAGCATTGACTGGTTTTGTTTTCCAGACTTTGATTCTCCTTCTGTATTTGCTAAAATTCTGGACAAAGATAGAGGAGGTTGTCTTAGTTTTATCGTAAGTAATCAATATGAAATCTCTCAGAAATATATTGAGCACACCAATATTTTATCCACTACTTTTGAATCTGACGAAGGAGGATTTGAAGTTCTTGATTTTATGCCAAGATATAAAACAGGTGAGTCTAACGGATATTATATGCCTCCTGAAATTTATCGTTTGATACGGTATAAACATGGAAAGCCACGCTTCAGAGTAAACTATTATCCTGTTCTGGACTATGCACGAGGAGAGGCGGCGCATAAAAGCGGGCCGGTATACGTAAAAACATACTCTAAGCTAAATGATAAAGATACAATATATCTATATTCCAGTCTGGATTTTACTCAAATCTTAAATCAAGATACTTTTGAGATTGAACAAGATCAATATGTAATGGTTTCATATAATCAGAAACTAATTAAGATTGACCAAGATAGAGTAGAAATGGAGTATGAGAGGACTAAAGTCTACTGGCTTAACTGGACCAATCGTTCAAAAAAATACACCCAGTTCAACGAATACATAGAGCGAAGCATACTAGTATTAAAACTAATGTCTTATTATCGTTCAGGAGCTGTACTTGCTGCTCTGACAACCAGTATTCCCGAATCAATAGGAAGTATTAGAAACTGGGACTATCGTTTTTGCTGGCTTAGAGATGCTTCCATGTCTATTGAAACTCTTATAAAAAGCGGTCATAAAGGCACAGCGCAAAGGTTCATCACTTTTATTCTCAATATTATCAAAACAAAGTACGACACCTTTCAGATAATGTATGGAATAAGAGGAGAACGTGTTTTGACAGAAGAAGAATTACCCCATCTAAGTGGATATAAAGGCTCTCGCCCTGTAAGAATAGGCAACGATGCATACCATCAGAAACAGAATGACTCGTTTGGTTATTTAATGGATGTAATTTATCAGTATTATCGTTATTTTCCAGGCTCGCTGGACGAAGTTGAAAGCATGTTTGTTGTGGTGAAGAATATTGCAAGAACTGTAATGGAAGATTGGAGAAAACCAGACAAAGGCATTTGGGAGATACGAGGAAAAGAGAAGCACTTTGTGTTTTCTAAAGTGATGTGCTGGGTAGCTTTGGACAGAGCTGAAAAAATAGCACAGCTACTTAATGATGAAATATACGCTACAAGATGGAAAAGAGAGGCAGACACCATCAAAGATGATGTATTAGCTAATGGATGGAAAGAAGAGATTCAGAGTTTCTCACAGACTTATTGCAACACGGATTTGGATGCGTCACTATTATTAATGGAAACTTATGGGTTTATTAGTGCAGAAAACAAAAAATACAAAAAGACAGTAGAAGCGATTTACCAAAATCTGAGCCACAATGGTTTAATGTATCGCTATAAAAACAAAGATGACTTTGGTAAACCAACTTCGGCTTTCACCATCTGCACATTCTGGATGATTCACGCTTTATATGTAACAGGCAAAGAAAGAGAAGCTTATGATATGTTTAATGACTTGATTCATTGTTCTAATCATTTAGGGTTGTTTAGTGAAGATCTCGACTTTGAAACAAAGAGTCAGTTAGGGAATTTTCCGCAGGCATATTCACATCTGGCATTGATAAATACTGCACTCCTTTTTGCCGATGAGGTTAAACTATCGAAATTTATAAAACCATAG